The following proteins are co-located in the Neodiprion virginianus isolate iyNeoVirg1 chromosome 6, iyNeoVirg1.1, whole genome shotgun sequence genome:
- the LOC124307614 gene encoding poly(A) RNA polymerase gld-2 homolog A-like isoform X1, with product MYHTSYPPHVLVQTMGGQQGNGQYPPAQMHAARTNGTNSLHQIEHNQYVHNGIGENRHRMIQTGSYPLELLQLMGVEIPPLRRAGYIMQGGGNSNSGWQRRGNPCSNAPTMPPPHLNFRPVSTGSIKKPNWNNKCGKRSSYRDTQSQNEVYNSDSGFSSRSPTPNKHQTDSSQTESSDERDSIASSADQGIKRLHEVHPIANGINNNNCDTNSKSNAHGGLISSASAHQFYQNQRPVNYYHNTVPPSRSQPQNHQGKRRYHSGRNSPPAQRVQRGRKFAGVVLPTCNMYPRWYIAPDRFLARSHLIEVTKMPAKLLTGSHWDVLSQDIWEKFMTHQQTEATYRNKMMLWKYLYIYIKTVYPRYGLFLVGSTMSGFGSDNSDVDMCLLVRHTEMDQRNEAIGHLEQILKCLKRCDFIEKLELIQAKVPILKFRDSMQSLDVDLNCNNAVGIRNTHLLYCYSQLDWRVRPLVLVVKLWAQSQEINDAKNMTISSYSLVLMVIHFLQYGVNPPILPCLHSLYEGKFGPHTDIHTIDIHEDLGMSGSGALSANSMSLGELLVDFFKYYVTFDFSQYAISVRTANKVPIEECRRARSYKNDPHQWKYLCIEEPFDLTNTARSVYDPDVFERIKQVFKKSYQMLKKNYDLSSIFNKLDTGSLNNTT from the exons ATGTATCACACTTCGTATCCCCCGCACGTGTTGGTGCAAACAATGGGTGGACAACAGGGAAACGGTCAATATCCACCAGCACAAATGCATGCTGCTCGCACAAATGGCACAAATTCTTTGCATCAAATAGAACACAATCAATACGTCCACAATGGCATCGGAGAAAACAGACATCGTATGATACAG ACAGGATCTTATCCGCTGGAGCTATTGCAGCTAATGGGCGTTGAAATTCCACCGCTGCGTCGGGCTGGGTACATCATGCAGGGCGGAGGGAATTCCAACAGTGGATGGCAGAGACGAGGTAACCCCTGTAGCAATGCACCGACTATGCCACCTCCGCACTTGAACTTCAGACCAGTCAGCACAGGTTCTATAAAAAAACCAAACTGGAATAATAAATGTGGAAAACGAAGTAGTTATCGGGACACCCAGTCTCAAAATGAAGTTTATAACAGCGATAGTGGCTTCAGCTCGCGCTCACCTACACCTAACAAACACCAGACGGACAGCAGTCAGACTGAAAGCTCAGACGAACGTGATTCCATAGCATCTTCTGCTGACCAAGGCATCAA GAGGCTGCACGAAGTCCATCCGATAGCAAATGgcatcaataataataactgtgATACCAATAGCAAAAGTAATGCTCATGGTGGACTTATTTCGAGTGCCTCAGCACATCAATTTTACCAGAACCAAAGACCCGTCAATTATTACCATAATACTGTTCCGCCTTCCCGATCGCAACCACAAAACCACCAGGGTAAAAGAAGATACCATTCAG GAAGAAACAGTCCACCTGCACAAAGGGTGCAAAGGGGACGAAAATTTGCAGGAGTAGTATTGCCAACCTGCAACATGTATCCCAGATGGTATATTGCACCAGATAGATTTCTAGCACGATCGCATCTCATTGAGGTGACAAAAATGCCAGCAAAACTACTGACAGGATCACATTGGGATGTACTATCGCAAGATATTTGGGAGAAGTTTATGACGCATCAACAAACGGAAGCCACATATCGAAATAAGATGATGCTATGGAAGTacctatatatttatattaaa ACAGTATATCCAAGGTATGGGTTATTTCTAGTTGGTTCAACCATGAGTGGCTTTGGTTCAGACAACAGCGATGTTGATATGTGCCTCCTGGTAAGACATACAGAAATGGACCAAAGAAACGAGGCTATTGGACATCTGGAACAAATATTGAAGTGTCTTAAACGATGTG atttcattgaaaaacttgaactGATACAAGCTAAGGTACCAATTCTAAAATTCCGAGATTCAATGCAAAGCTTGGACGTTGATTTAAATTGTAATAATGCCGTTGGAATCAGAAATACACACTTGCTGTATTGTTATTCACAAC tGGATTGGCGTGTGAGACCTTTAGTTTTGGTCGTCAAGCTCTGGGCGCAAAGCCAAGAAATCAACGATGCTAAAAATATGACCATTTCTAGTTATTCTTTGGTGTTGATGGTTATACACTTCTTGCAGT ATGGGGTGAATCCTCCCATTCTGCCATGTCTACATTCACTCTACGAGGGCAAGTTCGGTCCTCATACGGACATCCATACAATTGATATACACGAGGATCTGGGCATGTCAGGTTCTGGCGCTCTCTCTGCTAATTCGATGTCACTTGGTGAACTTCTAGTAGACTTTTTCAAATACTACGTTACATTTGA CTTCAGCCAATACGCAATTTCTGTGCGAACGGCTAACAAGGTGCCAATTGAAGAATGTAGACGGGCCCGATCATACAAGAATGATCCACATCAGTGGAAATATCTTTGCATAGAAG AGCCCTTTGACCTGACCAATACAGCGCGCTCAGTTTATGATCCAGATGTGTTTGAACGAATAAAACAGGTATTCAAAAAGTCGTATCAAATGCTGAAGAAGAATTACGACCTTAGCAGCATTTTCAATAAGTTGGACACAGGGTCGTTGAATAACACCACGTAG
- the LOC124307614 gene encoding poly(A) RNA polymerase gld-2 homolog A-like isoform X2 codes for MHAARTNGTNSLHQIEHNQYVHNGIGENRHRMIQTGSYPLELLQLMGVEIPPLRRAGYIMQGGGNSNSGWQRRGNPCSNAPTMPPPHLNFRPVSTGSIKKPNWNNKCGKRSSYRDTQSQNEVYNSDSGFSSRSPTPNKHQTDSSQTESSDERDSIASSADQGIKRLHEVHPIANGINNNNCDTNSKSNAHGGLISSASAHQFYQNQRPVNYYHNTVPPSRSQPQNHQGKRRYHSGRNSPPAQRVQRGRKFAGVVLPTCNMYPRWYIAPDRFLARSHLIEVTKMPAKLLTGSHWDVLSQDIWEKFMTHQQTEATYRNKMMLWKYLYIYIKTVYPRYGLFLVGSTMSGFGSDNSDVDMCLLVRHTEMDQRNEAIGHLEQILKCLKRCDFIEKLELIQAKVPILKFRDSMQSLDVDLNCNNAVGIRNTHLLYCYSQLDWRVRPLVLVVKLWAQSQEINDAKNMTISSYSLVLMVIHFLQYGVNPPILPCLHSLYEGKFGPHTDIHTIDIHEDLGMSGSGALSANSMSLGELLVDFFKYYVTFDFSQYAISVRTANKVPIEECRRARSYKNDPHQWKYLCIEEPFDLTNTARSVYDPDVFERIKQVFKKSYQMLKKNYDLSSIFNKLDTGSLNNTT; via the exons ATGCATGCTGCTCGCACAAATGGCACAAATTCTTTGCATCAAATAGAACACAATCAATACGTCCACAATGGCATCGGAGAAAACAGACATCGTATGATACAG ACAGGATCTTATCCGCTGGAGCTATTGCAGCTAATGGGCGTTGAAATTCCACCGCTGCGTCGGGCTGGGTACATCATGCAGGGCGGAGGGAATTCCAACAGTGGATGGCAGAGACGAGGTAACCCCTGTAGCAATGCACCGACTATGCCACCTCCGCACTTGAACTTCAGACCAGTCAGCACAGGTTCTATAAAAAAACCAAACTGGAATAATAAATGTGGAAAACGAAGTAGTTATCGGGACACCCAGTCTCAAAATGAAGTTTATAACAGCGATAGTGGCTTCAGCTCGCGCTCACCTACACCTAACAAACACCAGACGGACAGCAGTCAGACTGAAAGCTCAGACGAACGTGATTCCATAGCATCTTCTGCTGACCAAGGCATCAA GAGGCTGCACGAAGTCCATCCGATAGCAAATGgcatcaataataataactgtgATACCAATAGCAAAAGTAATGCTCATGGTGGACTTATTTCGAGTGCCTCAGCACATCAATTTTACCAGAACCAAAGACCCGTCAATTATTACCATAATACTGTTCCGCCTTCCCGATCGCAACCACAAAACCACCAGGGTAAAAGAAGATACCATTCAG GAAGAAACAGTCCACCTGCACAAAGGGTGCAAAGGGGACGAAAATTTGCAGGAGTAGTATTGCCAACCTGCAACATGTATCCCAGATGGTATATTGCACCAGATAGATTTCTAGCACGATCGCATCTCATTGAGGTGACAAAAATGCCAGCAAAACTACTGACAGGATCACATTGGGATGTACTATCGCAAGATATTTGGGAGAAGTTTATGACGCATCAACAAACGGAAGCCACATATCGAAATAAGATGATGCTATGGAAGTacctatatatttatattaaa ACAGTATATCCAAGGTATGGGTTATTTCTAGTTGGTTCAACCATGAGTGGCTTTGGTTCAGACAACAGCGATGTTGATATGTGCCTCCTGGTAAGACATACAGAAATGGACCAAAGAAACGAGGCTATTGGACATCTGGAACAAATATTGAAGTGTCTTAAACGATGTG atttcattgaaaaacttgaactGATACAAGCTAAGGTACCAATTCTAAAATTCCGAGATTCAATGCAAAGCTTGGACGTTGATTTAAATTGTAATAATGCCGTTGGAATCAGAAATACACACTTGCTGTATTGTTATTCACAAC tGGATTGGCGTGTGAGACCTTTAGTTTTGGTCGTCAAGCTCTGGGCGCAAAGCCAAGAAATCAACGATGCTAAAAATATGACCATTTCTAGTTATTCTTTGGTGTTGATGGTTATACACTTCTTGCAGT ATGGGGTGAATCCTCCCATTCTGCCATGTCTACATTCACTCTACGAGGGCAAGTTCGGTCCTCATACGGACATCCATACAATTGATATACACGAGGATCTGGGCATGTCAGGTTCTGGCGCTCTCTCTGCTAATTCGATGTCACTTGGTGAACTTCTAGTAGACTTTTTCAAATACTACGTTACATTTGA CTTCAGCCAATACGCAATTTCTGTGCGAACGGCTAACAAGGTGCCAATTGAAGAATGTAGACGGGCCCGATCATACAAGAATGATCCACATCAGTGGAAATATCTTTGCATAGAAG AGCCCTTTGACCTGACCAATACAGCGCGCTCAGTTTATGATCCAGATGTGTTTGAACGAATAAAACAGGTATTCAAAAAGTCGTATCAAATGCTGAAGAAGAATTACGACCTTAGCAGCATTTTCAATAAGTTGGACACAGGGTCGTTGAATAACACCACGTAG
- the LOC124307614 gene encoding poly(A) RNA polymerase gld-2 homolog A-like isoform X3 has protein sequence MYHTSYPPHVLVQTMGGQQGNGQYPPAQMHAARTNGTNSLHQIEHNQYVHNGIGENRHRMIQTGSYPLELLQLMGVEIPPLRRAGYIMQGGGNSNSGWQRRGNPCSNAPTMPPPHLNFRPVSTGSIKKPNWNNKCGKRSSYRDTQSQNEVYNSDSGFSSRSPTPNKHQTDSSQTESSDERDSIASSADQGIKRLHEVHPIANGINNNNCDTNSKSNAHGGLISSASAHQFYQNQRPVNYYHNTVPPSRSQPQNHQGKRRYHSGRNSPPAQRVQRGRKFAGVVLPTCNMYPRWYIAPDRFLARSHLIEVTKMPAKLLTGSHWDVLSQDIWEKFMTHQQTEATYRNKMMLWKYLYIYIKTVYPRYGLFLVGSTMSGFGSDNSDVDMCLLVRHTEMDQRNEAIGHLEQILKCLKRCVDWRVRPLVLVVKLWAQSQEINDAKNMTISSYSLVLMVIHFLQYGVNPPILPCLHSLYEGKFGPHTDIHTIDIHEDLGMSGSGALSANSMSLGELLVDFFKYYVTFDFSQYAISVRTANKVPIEECRRARSYKNDPHQWKYLCIEEPFDLTNTARSVYDPDVFERIKQVFKKSYQMLKKNYDLSSIFNKLDTGSLNNTT, from the exons ATGTATCACACTTCGTATCCCCCGCACGTGTTGGTGCAAACAATGGGTGGACAACAGGGAAACGGTCAATATCCACCAGCACAAATGCATGCTGCTCGCACAAATGGCACAAATTCTTTGCATCAAATAGAACACAATCAATACGTCCACAATGGCATCGGAGAAAACAGACATCGTATGATACAG ACAGGATCTTATCCGCTGGAGCTATTGCAGCTAATGGGCGTTGAAATTCCACCGCTGCGTCGGGCTGGGTACATCATGCAGGGCGGAGGGAATTCCAACAGTGGATGGCAGAGACGAGGTAACCCCTGTAGCAATGCACCGACTATGCCACCTCCGCACTTGAACTTCAGACCAGTCAGCACAGGTTCTATAAAAAAACCAAACTGGAATAATAAATGTGGAAAACGAAGTAGTTATCGGGACACCCAGTCTCAAAATGAAGTTTATAACAGCGATAGTGGCTTCAGCTCGCGCTCACCTACACCTAACAAACACCAGACGGACAGCAGTCAGACTGAAAGCTCAGACGAACGTGATTCCATAGCATCTTCTGCTGACCAAGGCATCAA GAGGCTGCACGAAGTCCATCCGATAGCAAATGgcatcaataataataactgtgATACCAATAGCAAAAGTAATGCTCATGGTGGACTTATTTCGAGTGCCTCAGCACATCAATTTTACCAGAACCAAAGACCCGTCAATTATTACCATAATACTGTTCCGCCTTCCCGATCGCAACCACAAAACCACCAGGGTAAAAGAAGATACCATTCAG GAAGAAACAGTCCACCTGCACAAAGGGTGCAAAGGGGACGAAAATTTGCAGGAGTAGTATTGCCAACCTGCAACATGTATCCCAGATGGTATATTGCACCAGATAGATTTCTAGCACGATCGCATCTCATTGAGGTGACAAAAATGCCAGCAAAACTACTGACAGGATCACATTGGGATGTACTATCGCAAGATATTTGGGAGAAGTTTATGACGCATCAACAAACGGAAGCCACATATCGAAATAAGATGATGCTATGGAAGTacctatatatttatattaaa ACAGTATATCCAAGGTATGGGTTATTTCTAGTTGGTTCAACCATGAGTGGCTTTGGTTCAGACAACAGCGATGTTGATATGTGCCTCCTGGTAAGACATACAGAAATGGACCAAAGAAACGAGGCTATTGGACATCTGGAACAAATATTGAAGTGTCTTAAACGATGTG tGGATTGGCGTGTGAGACCTTTAGTTTTGGTCGTCAAGCTCTGGGCGCAAAGCCAAGAAATCAACGATGCTAAAAATATGACCATTTCTAGTTATTCTTTGGTGTTGATGGTTATACACTTCTTGCAGT ATGGGGTGAATCCTCCCATTCTGCCATGTCTACATTCACTCTACGAGGGCAAGTTCGGTCCTCATACGGACATCCATACAATTGATATACACGAGGATCTGGGCATGTCAGGTTCTGGCGCTCTCTCTGCTAATTCGATGTCACTTGGTGAACTTCTAGTAGACTTTTTCAAATACTACGTTACATTTGA CTTCAGCCAATACGCAATTTCTGTGCGAACGGCTAACAAGGTGCCAATTGAAGAATGTAGACGGGCCCGATCATACAAGAATGATCCACATCAGTGGAAATATCTTTGCATAGAAG AGCCCTTTGACCTGACCAATACAGCGCGCTCAGTTTATGATCCAGATGTGTTTGAACGAATAAAACAGGTATTCAAAAAGTCGTATCAAATGCTGAAGAAGAATTACGACCTTAGCAGCATTTTCAATAAGTTGGACACAGGGTCGTTGAATAACACCACGTAG
- the LOC124307614 gene encoding poly(A) RNA polymerase gld-2 homolog B-like isoform X4, which translates to MYHTSYPPHVLVQTMGGQQGNGQYPPAQMHAARTNGTNSLHQIEHNQYVHNGIGENRHRMIQTGSYPLELLQLMGVEIPPLRRAGYIMQGGGNSNSGWQRRGNPCSNAPTMPPPHLNFRPVSTGSIKKPNWNNKCGKRSSYRDTQSQNEVYNSDSGFSSRSPTPNKHQTDSSQTESSDERDSIASSADQGIKRLHEVHPIANGINNNNCDTNSKSNAHGGLISSASAHQFYQNQRPVNYYHNTVPPSRSQPQNHQGKRRYHSGRNSPPAQRVQRGRKFAGVVLPTCNMYPRWYIAPDRFLARSHLIEVTKMPAKLLTGSHWDVLSQDIWEKFMTHQQTEATYRNKMMLWKYLYIYIKTVYPRYGLFLVGSTMSGFGSDNSDVDMCLLVRHTEMDQRNEAIGHLEQILKCLKRCDFIEKLELIQAKVPILKFRDSMQSLDVDLNCNNAVGIRNTHLLYCYSQLDWRVRPLVLVVKLWAQSQEINDAKNMTISSYSLVLMVIHFLQYGVNPPILPCLHSLYEGKFGPHTDIHTIDIHEDLGMSGSGALSANSMSLGELLVDFFKYYVTFEAL; encoded by the exons ATGTATCACACTTCGTATCCCCCGCACGTGTTGGTGCAAACAATGGGTGGACAACAGGGAAACGGTCAATATCCACCAGCACAAATGCATGCTGCTCGCACAAATGGCACAAATTCTTTGCATCAAATAGAACACAATCAATACGTCCACAATGGCATCGGAGAAAACAGACATCGTATGATACAG ACAGGATCTTATCCGCTGGAGCTATTGCAGCTAATGGGCGTTGAAATTCCACCGCTGCGTCGGGCTGGGTACATCATGCAGGGCGGAGGGAATTCCAACAGTGGATGGCAGAGACGAGGTAACCCCTGTAGCAATGCACCGACTATGCCACCTCCGCACTTGAACTTCAGACCAGTCAGCACAGGTTCTATAAAAAAACCAAACTGGAATAATAAATGTGGAAAACGAAGTAGTTATCGGGACACCCAGTCTCAAAATGAAGTTTATAACAGCGATAGTGGCTTCAGCTCGCGCTCACCTACACCTAACAAACACCAGACGGACAGCAGTCAGACTGAAAGCTCAGACGAACGTGATTCCATAGCATCTTCTGCTGACCAAGGCATCAA GAGGCTGCACGAAGTCCATCCGATAGCAAATGgcatcaataataataactgtgATACCAATAGCAAAAGTAATGCTCATGGTGGACTTATTTCGAGTGCCTCAGCACATCAATTTTACCAGAACCAAAGACCCGTCAATTATTACCATAATACTGTTCCGCCTTCCCGATCGCAACCACAAAACCACCAGGGTAAAAGAAGATACCATTCAG GAAGAAACAGTCCACCTGCACAAAGGGTGCAAAGGGGACGAAAATTTGCAGGAGTAGTATTGCCAACCTGCAACATGTATCCCAGATGGTATATTGCACCAGATAGATTTCTAGCACGATCGCATCTCATTGAGGTGACAAAAATGCCAGCAAAACTACTGACAGGATCACATTGGGATGTACTATCGCAAGATATTTGGGAGAAGTTTATGACGCATCAACAAACGGAAGCCACATATCGAAATAAGATGATGCTATGGAAGTacctatatatttatattaaa ACAGTATATCCAAGGTATGGGTTATTTCTAGTTGGTTCAACCATGAGTGGCTTTGGTTCAGACAACAGCGATGTTGATATGTGCCTCCTGGTAAGACATACAGAAATGGACCAAAGAAACGAGGCTATTGGACATCTGGAACAAATATTGAAGTGTCTTAAACGATGTG atttcattgaaaaacttgaactGATACAAGCTAAGGTACCAATTCTAAAATTCCGAGATTCAATGCAAAGCTTGGACGTTGATTTAAATTGTAATAATGCCGTTGGAATCAGAAATACACACTTGCTGTATTGTTATTCACAAC tGGATTGGCGTGTGAGACCTTTAGTTTTGGTCGTCAAGCTCTGGGCGCAAAGCCAAGAAATCAACGATGCTAAAAATATGACCATTTCTAGTTATTCTTTGGTGTTGATGGTTATACACTTCTTGCAGT ATGGGGTGAATCCTCCCATTCTGCCATGTCTACATTCACTCTACGAGGGCAAGTTCGGTCCTCATACGGACATCCATACAATTGATATACACGAGGATCTGGGCATGTCAGGTTCTGGCGCTCTCTCTGCTAATTCGATGTCACTTGGTGAACTTCTAGTAGACTTTTTCAAATACTACGTTACATTTGA AGCCCTTTGA
- the LOC124307617 gene encoding ubiquitin-like protein 7, which translates to MASKLILGVRLTPQSFTTVKLDHVNLDNKVEHLKTEAALKVNLPKECLELIYCGCILEDDATLASCGLKSGVMIHVLKKKEPEVLVPAKPISEASVLHLASAFRSFNVNPALRSALHRLSKRPEVIENIISSSPGLSDDSVAIAMLQDPDLMAHFTDPDTVRRIAELHPCLVEAAQHIAAAVHEEAHSNSAGTSNASTSSTHHTAYSYSLDNMSDDEEMAGDSSQSSDSAQPTGLSRNQSNSAITTAQLAAALVRAGARGFPLSNSSSTSGGGSSTRVITTEMFSQAMQHAFSSGPTQPLIPPLPPVLPQPSELQTQLTQMHEMGLQDDTVNVQALQFTNGDVQAAIELVFSGFSDT; encoded by the exons ATGGcatcaaaattaattttgggAGTGCGCTTAACTCCTCAATCGTTCACTACAGTTAAACTCGATCACGTCAATCTTGACAACAAAGTTGAACACCTAAAGACAGAAGCTGCACTAAAAGTTAACCTCCCGAAAGAATGTCTTG aACTAATTTACTGCGGATGCATTTTGGAGGATGATGCTACCTTGGCATCGTGTGGATTAAAATCTGGAGTTATGATTCATGtactgaagaaaaaagaaccaGAAGTTCTTGTTCCTGCTAAACCCATTTCCGAAGCTAGCGTTTTACACCTTGCTTCTGCCTTTCGATCATTCAATGTCAATCCTGCTCTGCGCAGTGCTCTGCAT CGACTGAGCAAACGACCTgaagttattgaaaatataatttcatcATCACCAGGATTAAGTGACGATTCAGTGGCTATCGCTATGCTTCAAGATCCAGACCTAATGGCTCACTTTACCGATCCAGATACTGTTAGAAG AATAGCAGAACTACACCCTTGTCTGGTCGAAGCCGCTCAGCATATTGCTGCTGCGGTACATGAAGAAGCTCACAGTAATTCGGCAGGAACTTCAAATGCATCAACATCGTCAACCCATCACACTGCCTATTCCTACAGTCTCGACAATATGAGCGACGATGAGGAAATGGCAGGGGATTCTTCTCAATCGTCAGATTCTGCCCAGCCGACAGGCCTATCCAGGAACCAATCCAACTCGGCTATTACAACTGCACAACTGGCTGCTGCTTTGGTCAGAGCTGGAGCTCGAGGCTTTCCTCTTTCAAATTCCTCATCTACGTCTGGCGGTGGTTCATCTACTAGAGTAATAACAACGGAAATGTTTTCCCAAGCCATGCAGCATGCCTTTTCTTCTGGTCCTACGCAACCTCTTATACCGCCCTTACCTCCAGTTCTTCCTCAGCCATCGGAATTGCAAACACAACTTACTCAGATGCATGAAATGGGCCTTCAAGATGACACCGTCAATGTTCAGGCACTACAATTCACCAACGGAGATGTACAAGCTGCTATAGAATTGGTATTTAGTGGGTTTAGTGACACTTAA